A region of Cyanobacteria bacterium GSL.Bin1 DNA encodes the following proteins:
- the sbcD gene encoding exonuclease subunit SbcD, protein MIKVLHVSDIHMGSGLSHGRTNPETGLNTRLEDFRKALSTCLDRALAEPVDLVLFGGDAFPDATPPPYIQEAFAGEFRRLVAANIPTILLVGNHDQHAQGKGGASLSIYRTLGVPGFIVGDKIETHRINTPNGEVQVITLPWLTYSALLTRPETEGLSLSDVNQLLLTKLQPILEAEIRRLDPNLPTVLLGHLMADRAELGAERFLAVGKGFTIPLSFLIRSEFDYVALGHVHRHQNLNPKGEPPVIYPGSIERVDFSEEKEEKGYVLIHLAKGKTQWEFCPLSVRPFLTIDVDVTKKEEPQKVIESAIARQKIPDAVVRLKYKLRSEQLDQIETRTLQNALQFAHSYTISPELVSQLARPRVPELSEQVSLDPMSALKTYLGNRDDLEEMSEEMLEAAEQLLTGQVQEESAEVASTKEQLNLLQ, encoded by the coding sequence ATGATCAAAGTTCTCCACGTTTCAGATATTCACATGGGGAGTGGCTTATCCCATGGACGAACGAACCCAGAAACGGGTCTTAATACCAGGCTTGAAGATTTTAGGAAGGCGCTGAGTACCTGTCTTGATCGCGCCCTCGCCGAACCGGTGGATTTAGTGCTATTTGGAGGAGATGCCTTTCCCGATGCCACCCCACCCCCTTATATTCAAGAAGCATTTGCCGGTGAATTTCGCCGCTTAGTGGCAGCCAATATTCCAACGATTCTTCTGGTGGGCAATCATGACCAGCACGCCCAAGGGAAAGGAGGGGCGAGTTTATCGATTTATCGAACGCTAGGGGTTCCCGGCTTTATTGTCGGCGATAAAATTGAAACCCATCGCATCAATACCCCCAATGGCGAAGTGCAAGTGATTACTCTTCCTTGGTTAACGTATTCGGCTTTGCTGACTCGACCGGAAACAGAAGGGCTCTCTCTTAGTGATGTGAATCAATTACTCCTGACAAAATTACAGCCGATTCTAGAAGCAGAAATTCGTCGCCTTGATCCCAATCTTCCTACGGTCTTGCTGGGGCATTTGATGGCGGATCGCGCTGAGTTGGGGGCAGAACGCTTCTTAGCGGTGGGAAAAGGGTTTACGATTCCCCTCTCATTTCTCATTCGCTCTGAATTTGATTATGTTGCTTTAGGTCATGTCCATCGTCATCAGAATTTAAATCCTAAGGGAGAACCGCCGGTGATCTACCCGGGAAGCATTGAACGGGTGGACTTTAGCGAAGAAAAGGAAGAAAAGGGCTATGTTCTGATTCATTTGGCTAAAGGCAAGACACAGTGGGAGTTTTGTCCATTGTCCGTGCGTCCCTTCTTGACCATTGATGTGGATGTAACGAAAAAAGAAGAACCGCAAAAAGTGATTGAAAGCGCGATCGCGCGCCAAAAAATTCCTGACGCAGTTGTTCGTCTCAAATACAAGCTGCGTTCAGAACAACTCGATCAAATTGAAACCCGTACGCTCCAAAATGCTCTGCAGTTCGCCCACAGTTACACAATTTCCCCAGAGTTGGTTAGTCAATTAGCCCGCCCCCGGGTTCCCGAACTCTCAGAACAAGTCAGCCTTGACCCCATGAGCGCCCTCAAAACCTATCTTGGAAATCGCGATGATCTCGAAGAAATGTCAGAAGAGATGCTAGAAGCCGCAGAACAACTTTTAACCGGGCAGGTTCAGGAAGAAAGCGCTGAGGTGGCTAGCACAAAGGAACAATTAAATTTACTCCAATAA
- a CDS encoding cyclomaltodextrin glucanotransferase, producing MESCRRGVFISVLGVLVSLLVLLAVAVVFWLFFWITPAFAVAAEQPPLNEQPQTISHDNNHNSVGNLENDVLYYIVVDRFFDADSRNNIPEFAFNQETSEPEKRVYNEMNKLLLRHTYDPSHRHMGMYWGGDLEGVIRRLDYLEDLGVTKLVLSPIQDNSNGLFYHPDIHSYLYRDKTETVEDDFYNHVSTPYHGYWTKDWFEIDEHFRSPDDEGENRYDIFRQLLNEAGKRGIGVILDLTMNQTAPGHISTEPPNLGAGGFLFGESWFADNGDIYRHGKRVATHWDPKTGERDPQGWFHEPKIIWDFDTASKKLIEEGQISGGMPDLNQDAPPVKQYLFDAAKFWLTFNQDQYPIAGFRLDAVKHINESFWQDFEEFVLSINPKAVLLGEYFGGGYRAEASIDFLRETNEITQYDFNLSEAARRFFSRDRSWDGRTYIIRETTLGRKGKYYNYNALTRFLHWVMNPAQTLEIPTASLDDIPNDEAKGWVTFVENHDKPRLKTYYQDVSDEAYKSLIEFQFTARGVPLVMYGTETALAIPYHPEHDGLFGAGGDPFNRPMMIWPGHKGWKADIHDTTKRMAHLRQNYPILRYGETRYLFPKGASKKEDIFMLREAADDDLPNNSARILYAYSTAGGEFLVSLAEEGIQRGRVVDTDQELELPNGMLPIQLQPEESKVFVLE from the coding sequence ATGGAAAGTTGCCGAAGAGGAGTTTTTATCTCCGTTCTCGGAGTTTTAGTATCGTTACTAGTTTTATTAGCAGTCGCCGTTGTATTTTGGCTATTTTTTTGGATTACCCCTGCATTTGCAGTGGCAGCAGAGCAACCTCCTTTAAACGAACAACCTCAAACCATCAGCCATGACAATAACCACAATAGCGTTGGCAACTTGGAAAATGATGTCTTGTATTACATTGTGGTTGATCGGTTCTTTGATGCCGACTCAAGAAATAATATTCCTGAGTTTGCCTTTAATCAGGAAACATCCGAACCGGAAAAACGAGTTTATAACGAAATGAATAAACTCTTACTACGGCATACCTATGATCCTAGCCATCGTCATATGGGAATGTATTGGGGCGGTGACTTAGAAGGAGTGATCCGCAGATTAGATTATTTGGAAGATTTAGGGGTGACGAAACTAGTCTTATCTCCGATCCAAGATAATTCTAATGGTTTGTTTTATCACCCGGATATTCACTCCTATCTTTATCGCGATAAGACCGAAACGGTAGAAGATGATTTTTATAATCATGTTTCTACTCCTTATCACGGCTACTGGACCAAGGATTGGTTTGAAATTGACGAGCATTTTCGCTCACCTGATGATGAGGGGGAGAATCGCTACGATATTTTTCGCCAGTTGCTGAATGAAGCTGGGAAACGAGGGATTGGTGTGATTCTGGATTTAACGATGAATCAAACTGCCCCGGGGCACATTTCCACAGAACCTCCCAATTTAGGGGCAGGTGGCTTTTTATTTGGAGAATCTTGGTTTGCCGATAATGGCGATATTTACCGTCATGGCAAACGGGTAGCAACCCATTGGGATCCCAAAACTGGGGAACGGGATCCGCAAGGGTGGTTTCATGAACCAAAGATCATTTGGGATTTTGATACCGCGTCTAAAAAGTTGATTGAAGAAGGACAAATTAGTGGGGGAATGCCTGATTTGAATCAAGATGCCCCACCGGTCAAGCAATATTTATTTGATGCGGCGAAGTTTTGGTTAACCTTTAATCAGGATCAATACCCAATTGCGGGTTTTCGTTTGGATGCAGTCAAACATATTAATGAAAGCTTTTGGCAAGACTTTGAAGAGTTTGTTCTCTCGATTAACCCGAAAGCAGTATTACTCGGGGAGTATTTTGGAGGCGGATACCGTGCGGAAGCGAGTATTGATTTTCTCCGGGAGACCAATGAGATTACCCAATATGACTTTAACTTGAGTGAAGCGGCGCGACGTTTCTTTTCGCGCGATCGCAGCTGGGATGGACGAACCTATATCATACGAGAAACGACCTTAGGGCGCAAAGGCAAATACTACAACTATAATGCCCTCACTCGTTTCCTCCACTGGGTCATGAATCCAGCGCAAACGTTAGAAATTCCCACAGCTTCCTTAGATGATATTCCCAACGATGAAGCTAAAGGTTGGGTAACCTTTGTGGAAAACCACGACAAACCTCGTTTAAAGACCTATTATCAAGATGTATCCGATGAAGCATATAAAAGTCTGATTGAGTTTCAGTTTACAGCACGAGGTGTTCCTCTGGTCATGTATGGCACTGAAACGGCTCTTGCTATTCCTTATCATCCAGAACACGATGGATTATTCGGTGCTGGTGGCGATCCATTTAATCGTCCCATGATGATTTGGCCAGGACATAAAGGGTGGAAAGCCGATATCCATGACACGACAAAACGGATGGCCCATTTGCGTCAGAATTATCCGATTCTACGGTATGGTGAAACCCGCTATCTCTTTCCCAAAGGGGCTAGTAAGAAAGAAGATATCTTTATGCTGCGAGAAGCGGCAGATGATGACCTTCCCAACAACAGTGCCCGTATTCTCTATGCTTATTCCACTGCAGGAGGAGAGTTTCTCGTTTCTTTGGCTGAGGAAGGCATACAGCGGGGTCGTGTTGTCGATACCGATCAAGAGTTAGAGTTGCCCAATGGGATGTTACCGATTCAACTCCAACCGGAAGAATCGAAGGTGTTTGTTTTAGAATAA
- a CDS encoding transcriptional repressor produces MTAQRNRSQKRILNLLQQLNSALSAQQIYVELRQREQPLGLATVYRALEALKLEGAVQARTLPTGESLYESIEHDQHYLTCLNCGQSVPITECPVHELEQKLETSHQFQVFYHSLEFFGLCQSCQIINRDPETSS; encoded by the coding sequence ATGACTGCCCAGCGTAATCGTTCCCAAAAACGCATTCTCAATCTCCTCCAGCAGTTGAATTCTGCCCTTTCTGCTCAACAAATCTATGTCGAACTGCGTCAACGTGAACAACCACTTGGGCTGGCTACAGTGTATCGCGCCCTTGAAGCCCTAAAATTAGAAGGGGCGGTACAAGCCCGCACCCTTCCGACCGGAGAATCGCTCTACGAATCAATCGAACATGACCAACACTATCTCACTTGTCTCAATTGCGGTCAGTCGGTTCCCATTACGGAATGTCCGGTCCATGAGTTGGAACAGAAATTAGAAACCTCCCATCAGTTCCAAGTTTTTTACCACAGCCTAGAGTTTTTTGGCTTGTGTCAGTCTTGTCAAATCATCAATCGTGACCCAGAAACTTCCAGTTAA
- the psaA gene encoding photosystem I core protein PsaA has product MTISPPENEEKVRVAVDKDPVPTSFEKWGKPGHFDRTLSKGPKTTTWIWNLHADVHDFDSQGNLEDISRKIFSAHFGHLAIIFVWLSGMYFHGARFSNYEAWLGDPTNIKPSAQVVWPIVGQEILNADVGGGFQGIQITSGFFYLWRASGFTNSFQLYCTAIGGLVMAGLMIFAGWFHYHKRAPKLEWFQNVESMLNHHLAGLLGLGSLGWAGHQIHVSLPVNKLLDSGVAAEDVPLPHQFILDRSLMAELYPSFEQGLKPFFTLNWGEYADFLTFKGGLNPTTGGLWLSDTAHHHLAIAVLFIIAGHMYRTNWRIGHSIKEILEAHKGPLTGEGHKGLYEILTTSWHAQLAINLAMLGSLTIIVAQHMYAMPPYPYLATDYPTQLSLFTHHMWIGGFLVVGAGAHGAIFMVRDYDPAKSVNNLLDRVLRQRDALISHLNWVCIFLGFHSFGLYIHNDTMRALGRPQDMFSDNAIQLQPIFAQWIQNLHTVAPGGTAPNAIEPASYAFGGDVVAVGGKVAMMPIELGTADFLVHHIHAFTIHVTVLILLKGVLYARNSRLIPDKSELGFRFPCDGPGRGGTCQVSGWDHVFLGLFWMYNSLSIAIFHFSWKMQSDVWGSVSPDGTVSHITSGNFATSAITINGWLRDFLWGQSANVINSYGSALSAYGLLFLGAHFVWAFSLMFLFSGRGYWQELIESIVWAHNKLKVAPAIQPRALSIVQGRAVGVAHYLLGGIVTTWAFFLARIIAVS; this is encoded by the coding sequence ATGACAATTAGTCCTCCGGAAAATGAGGAAAAAGTCAGGGTAGCAGTGGATAAAGACCCGGTACCAACTTCTTTCGAGAAGTGGGGAAAACCTGGTCATTTTGACCGCACCCTGTCGAAAGGACCCAAAACCACAACTTGGATTTGGAATTTACACGCAGACGTACATGACTTTGATAGTCAAGGCAATTTAGAAGATATTTCGCGCAAAATTTTTAGTGCGCACTTCGGTCACTTAGCCATTATCTTCGTTTGGCTGAGTGGAATGTATTTTCATGGTGCTCGCTTCTCGAACTACGAAGCTTGGTTAGGCGATCCCACCAATATCAAACCTAGCGCCCAAGTCGTTTGGCCCATTGTGGGTCAAGAAATCTTGAACGCGGATGTCGGCGGTGGCTTCCAAGGAATTCAGATTACGTCTGGGTTCTTCTACCTCTGGCGAGCGTCCGGTTTCACCAACAGCTTCCAACTCTATTGCACCGCAATCGGTGGTTTAGTGATGGCGGGGTTGATGATTTTTGCGGGGTGGTTCCACTATCACAAACGCGCTCCGAAACTGGAATGGTTCCAGAATGTCGAGTCGATGCTGAACCACCACCTCGCCGGTTTGCTTGGGTTAGGCTCTTTAGGTTGGGCTGGTCACCAAATTCACGTTTCCTTACCTGTGAATAAACTCCTGGACTCAGGAGTGGCAGCTGAAGACGTTCCCTTACCCCACCAATTTATTTTGGATCGGAGTTTAATGGCAGAACTCTATCCCAGTTTTGAACAAGGTTTGAAACCTTTCTTTACCTTGAACTGGGGGGAATATGCTGACTTCTTAACCTTTAAAGGCGGACTGAATCCAACAACTGGTGGCCTCTGGTTATCTGATACTGCCCACCATCACTTAGCCATTGCGGTTCTGTTTATTATTGCGGGCCATATGTACCGCACCAACTGGCGCATCGGTCACAGCATTAAAGAAATTTTAGAAGCGCATAAAGGACCCTTAACCGGTGAAGGACACAAAGGTCTTTATGAAATTTTGACCACCTCCTGGCACGCCCAGTTGGCAATTAACTTGGCAATGCTCGGTTCCCTCACGATTATCGTGGCGCAGCATATGTATGCCATGCCACCCTATCCTTACTTGGCAACCGACTATCCAACCCAATTGTCTCTGTTTACCCACCATATGTGGATTGGCGGCTTCTTAGTTGTCGGGGCTGGCGCCCACGGGGCAATCTTCATGGTGCGCGACTACGATCCCGCGAAGAGTGTGAACAACTTGCTGGATCGGGTGTTACGGCAACGGGATGCCCTAATTTCTCATCTGAACTGGGTTTGTATTTTCTTAGGGTTCCACAGTTTCGGGTTGTATATCCACAACGACACCATGCGCGCTTTGGGTCGTCCACAGGATATGTTCTCTGACAACGCGATTCAGTTGCAGCCCATTTTTGCCCAGTGGATCCAGAACTTACATACCGTTGCCCCTGGTGGCACCGCTCCCAACGCAATTGAGCCGGCTAGTTATGCCTTTGGCGGAGATGTAGTAGCGGTTGGCGGTAAAGTTGCGATGATGCCCATTGAGCTGGGCACAGCTGACTTCCTGGTGCATCACATTCATGCCTTTACCATTCACGTTACGGTTCTCATTCTCCTCAAAGGGGTGTTATATGCTCGTAACTCCCGCTTAATCCCCGATAAATCAGAGCTCGGATTCCGCTTCCCTTGTGATGGTCCGGGTCGCGGTGGCACTTGCCAAGTTTCTGGTTGGGACCATGTGTTCCTCGGCTTATTCTGGATGTACAACTCCCTCTCCATTGCAATTTTCCACTTCAGCTGGAAGATGCAGTCGGATGTTTGGGGAAGCGTATCTCCCGATGGCACTGTGTCTCACATTACCTCCGGTAACTTTGCCACCAGTGCCATTACCATTAACGGTTGGCTCCGTGACTTCTTGTGGGGACAATCGGCAAACGTAATTAACTCCTATGGTTCAGCACTGTCTGCCTACGGGTTGTTATTCCTGGGTGCACACTTTGTCTGGGCATTCAGCTTAATGTTCTTGTTCAGCGGTCGTGGCTACTGGCAAGAATTAATTGAGTCCATTGTTTGGGCCCACAATAAACTGAAAGTTGCACCAGCGATTCAACCCCGCGCACTGAGCATTGTGCAAGGACGTGCGGTAGGAGTTGCCCACTACTTGCTAGGAGGAATTGTTACCACTTGGGCGTTCTTCTTAGCGCGAATTATCGCCGTCAGTTGA
- a CDS encoding phosphatase: MNNTITLSPEFAIAGQVTPEQLQRAKEAGYQAVVNLRMPGEQGFLDHQETAQEMGLHYVHIPVSPNEISQVADQVVNQLDELPKPTLVHCGSALRAGVMVLAYRGLREGKTAEEVLNEARQAGFTMLDSKPPLKQFVEDYIAQNR, encoded by the coding sequence ATGAACAATACAATTACTCTCTCTCCAGAATTTGCGATCGCGGGACAAGTTACCCCAGAACAACTGCAACGTGCTAAAGAAGCCGGATATCAAGCGGTCGTTAATTTACGGATGCCTGGAGAACAAGGATTTTTAGATCATCAAGAGACAGCTCAAGAAATGGGCTTACATTATGTCCATATTCCTGTCTCTCCCAATGAAATCAGTCAAGTGGCCGATCAGGTGGTGAATCAACTCGACGAACTCCCCAAACCTACTCTCGTTCATTGTGGGAGTGCCCTCCGTGCTGGGGTCATGGTCTTAGCCTATCGCGGTCTTCGGGAAGGAAAGACAGCAGAAGAAGTATTAAATGAAGCCAGACAAGCTGGATTTACGATGCTCGATAGTAAGCCGCCCCTCAAACAGTTTGTTGAAGACTACATTGCACAAAACCGTTAA
- the cysH gene encoding phosphoadenosine phosphosulfate reductase → MSVATLEQPKLNLEELNAQFQNAEAKDLIQWSAQTFGEGLVMSTSFGIQSALMLHLATRIVPDIPVIWIDTGYLHAETYRFAADLTERLNLNLKVYQSPMSPARMEALYGKLWEKKDVDSLNLYDQIRKVEPMQRALRELGATAWLAGLRRDQTQHRQQLPRIGEQSGIYKILPILDWHSRDVHRYLTEYDLPYHPLFDQGYMTVGDWHSSRPLSLNDQHERDTRFQGVKQECGLHLPKTDGEAQSFDSSFL, encoded by the coding sequence ATGAGCGTTGCAACATTAGAGCAACCCAAACTGAATTTAGAGGAACTCAATGCGCAATTTCAGAACGCTGAGGCAAAAGACTTAATTCAATGGTCAGCCCAAACCTTTGGTGAGGGCTTAGTGATGAGTACCAGTTTTGGGATTCAATCGGCTTTGATGTTACATCTGGCGACTCGGATTGTGCCAGATATCCCAGTAATCTGGATTGATACGGGCTATCTTCATGCCGAAACCTACCGCTTCGCTGCCGATCTCACAGAAAGACTCAATCTGAATTTAAAGGTTTATCAATCGCCCATGTCTCCTGCCCGCATGGAAGCCCTTTATGGCAAACTCTGGGAAAAGAAAGACGTCGATTCTTTAAATTTGTATGATCAAATTCGGAAAGTGGAACCGATGCAACGCGCCTTACGGGAATTAGGTGCAACGGCATGGTTAGCAGGTTTACGACGGGATCAGACGCAACACCGTCAACAACTCCCTCGCATTGGAGAACAGTCGGGAATTTATAAAATATTACCGATTTTAGATTGGCATTCCCGGGATGTGCATCGTTATCTCACGGAGTATGATCTGCCCTATCATCCTCTATTTGATCAAGGTTATATGACCGTTGGCGATTGGCATTCTAGTCGTCCCCTTTCCCTCAACGATCAGCATGAACGAGACACGCGATTTCAAGGGGTTAAACAAGAGTGCGGTCTGCATCTCCCAAAGACAGATGGCGAAGCGCAAAGTTTTGATTCGAGTTTCTTATGA
- the psaB gene encoding photosystem I core protein PsaB: protein MATKFPKFSQDLAQDPTTRRIWYGIATAHDFESHDGMTEENLYQKIFASHFGHIAIIFLWTSGTLFHVAWQGNFEQWIKDPLNVRPIAHAIWDPHFGEAAVDAFTQAGASNPVNIAYSGVYHWFYTIGMTTNGDLYQGAVFLLLLSAVFLFAGWLHLQPKFRPSLSWFKNAESRLNHHLAGLFGVSSLAWAGHLVHVAIPESRGQHVGWDNFLSVKPHPAGLGPFFSGNWGVYAQDPDTANHLFGTSEGAGSAILTFLGGFHPQTESLWLTDMAHHHLAIAVLFIVAGHMYRTNFGIGHSIREMLDSKKGLVGGQSEGQFNLPHQGLYDTLNNSLHFQLALALAALGTVTSLVAQHMYSLPPYAFIARDYTTQAALYTHHQYIAGFIMVGAFAHGAIFLIRDYDPEQNKGNVLDRVLQHKEAIISHLSWVSLFLGFHTLGLYVHNDVVVAFGTPEKQILIEPVFAQFVQASHGKMLYGMDVLLSNSDSIATTAWPNYGNVWLDGWMQAINSGDNSLFLTIGPGDFLVHHAIALGLHTTTLILVKGALDARGSKLMPDKKDFGYSFPCDGPGRGGTCDISAWDAFYLAVFWMLNTIGWVTFYWHWKHLGIWQGNVAQFNESSTYLMGWLRDYLWLNSAQLINGYNTFGMNNLSVWAWMFLFGHLVWATGFMFLISWRGYWQELIETIVWAHERTPLANLVRWKDKPVALSIVQARLVGLAHFAVGYILTYAAFLIASTSSLFG from the coding sequence ATGGCAACCAAATTTCCAAAATTTAGCCAAGACCTTGCTCAAGATCCAACAACACGTCGGATTTGGTACGGGATTGCTACAGCTCATGACTTTGAAAGCCATGATGGCATGACTGAGGAGAATCTTTATCAAAAGATTTTTGCTTCTCACTTTGGTCACATTGCCATTATCTTTCTCTGGACATCCGGTACCTTATTCCACGTTGCTTGGCAAGGTAATTTTGAACAGTGGATTAAAGACCCTTTAAATGTTCGTCCCATTGCCCACGCAATTTGGGACCCTCACTTCGGTGAAGCGGCTGTGGATGCGTTTACACAAGCCGGTGCTTCCAACCCAGTGAATATTGCTTACTCTGGTGTTTATCACTGGTTCTACACCATTGGTATGACCACCAACGGCGATCTTTATCAAGGCGCAGTCTTCTTATTACTGCTCTCCGCCGTATTCTTATTTGCCGGGTGGCTCCACCTCCAACCGAAGTTCCGTCCCAGCCTATCTTGGTTCAAAAATGCTGAATCTCGTTTGAACCACCACTTAGCGGGTTTATTTGGCGTTAGTTCCTTAGCTTGGGCGGGTCACTTGGTTCACGTGGCCATTCCTGAGTCCCGTGGTCAGCACGTCGGTTGGGATAACTTCCTCTCCGTGAAGCCTCACCCAGCTGGTTTAGGACCTTTCTTTAGTGGTAATTGGGGCGTTTATGCGCAAGACCCTGATACCGCTAACCATCTCTTTGGCACCTCTGAAGGTGCAGGTTCAGCCATCTTAACTTTCCTCGGCGGTTTCCATCCTCAAACGGAATCTCTGTGGTTGACCGATATGGCCCACCACCATCTCGCGATCGCGGTACTCTTCATTGTTGCCGGTCATATGTATCGCACCAACTTTGGAATTGGTCACAGCATTCGTGAAATGCTCGATTCCAAGAAAGGTTTGGTTGGGGGTCAAAGCGAAGGGCAATTTAACCTGCCTCACCAAGGACTGTATGACACCCTCAATAACTCCTTACACTTCCAGCTCGCGTTAGCCCTGGCAGCGTTAGGAACGGTGACTTCCTTGGTCGCGCAGCATATGTATTCCCTACCACCTTATGCCTTTATCGCGCGGGATTACACCACTCAAGCTGCCCTTTATACCCACCACCAGTACATTGCTGGTTTCATTATGGTCGGTGCATTTGCTCACGGGGCAATCTTCCTCATCCGTGACTACGATCCCGAACAAAATAAAGGAAACGTGCTCGATCGCGTTCTCCAACATAAAGAGGCAATTATTTCTCACTTAAGCTGGGTTTCCCTGTTCTTAGGGTTCCACACCTTAGGACTTTATGTTCACAACGATGTCGTTGTTGCATTTGGTACACCTGAGAAGCAAATTCTCATTGAGCCGGTATTTGCTCAGTTTGTTCAAGCCTCTCACGGCAAAATGCTCTATGGCATGGATGTCCTATTATCCAACAGCGATAGCATTGCCACGACGGCTTGGCCCAATTATGGTAACGTCTGGTTAGACGGTTGGATGCAAGCGATTAACAGTGGGGATAACTCCTTGTTCCTCACCATTGGACCGGGCGACTTCTTAGTCCACCACGCGATCGCGCTCGGACTGCACACCACCACCTTAATTCTGGTGAAAGGTGCTTTAGATGCCCGCGGTTCCAAACTCATGCCCGACAAAAAAGACTTCGGTTACAGCTTCCCCTGTGACGGTCCCGGTCGTGGCGGTACTTGCGACATCTCGGCTTGGGATGCGTTCTATTTGGCCGTCTTCTGGATGTTGAATACCATTGGTTGGGTTACCTTCTACTGGCACTGGAAACATCTCGGGATCTGGCAAGGAAACGTTGCTCAGTTCAACGAATCGTCCACCTATCTTATGGGCTGGCTGCGCGATTATCTGTGGCTCAACTCTGCCCAGTTAATCAACGGCTACAACACCTTTGGCATGAATAACCTGTCTGTCTGGGCATGGATGTTCCTCTTCGGACACCTAGTTTGGGCAACTGGCTTCATGTTCCTCATTTCCTGGCGTGGTTACTGGCAAGAACTGATTGAAACAATTGTTTGGGCACACGAGCGGACTCCTCTGGCGAACTTGGTTCGTTGGAAAGACAAGCCCGTTGCGCTCTCCATTGTGCAAGCGCGTTTAGTGGGATTAGCTCACTTTGCAGTCGGCTATATCCTGACTTATGCCGCCTTCCTCATCGCTTCAACCTCATCGTTGTTTGGTTGA
- a CDS encoding PIN domain-containing protein has product MIVDTSAVIAIALREKGWENLYQQAIQAPQLLISSGTLQELLIVACHKGILAEVRCLLSYLDLDYVAVDQDLALKALEIYQQYGKGGNHPAQLNYGDCFAFALSKVHQIPLLYREQHFPDVDAEPSL; this is encoded by the coding sequence ATGATTGTTGATACCTCAGCGGTCATCGCGATCGCGCTGCGAGAAAAAGGCTGGGAAAACCTTTACCAACAAGCCATACAAGCTCCCCAGCTCTTAATTTCTTCGGGAACGTTACAAGAGTTACTGATTGTTGCTTGTCACAAAGGGATACTGGCAGAGGTAAGATGTCTCCTCAGTTACTTAGATTTAGATTACGTTGCAGTAGATCAAGACTTAGCCCTGAAAGCCTTAGAAATCTATCAACAATATGGTAAAGGAGGCAACCATCCTGCCCAATTAAATTATGGGGACTGTTTTGCTTTCGCACTCAGTAAAGTCCATCAAATCCCACTCTTGTACAGAGAGCAACATTTCCCAGACGTTGATGCTGAGCCAAGCCTCTAA
- the purS gene encoding phosphoribosylformylglycinamidine synthase subunit PurS — translation MRCLEKKTVSQQTYKAQIYVTLRPSVLDPAGTAVASGLQQHGYTGVETVRIGKYIELTVTTESEALARQQVDEMCDQLLANPVIENYSFELHQLATTVGG, via the coding sequence ATGCGGTGCTTAGAGAAAAAAACTGTGAGTCAACAAACCTATAAAGCCCAGATCTATGTTACCTTGCGTCCATCAGTTCTTGATCCAGCAGGGACAGCCGTTGCCTCTGGCTTACAACAGCACGGTTATACTGGCGTGGAAACCGTCAGAATTGGCAAGTATATTGAGTTAACCGTTACAACCGAGAGTGAAGCCTTAGCGCGCCAACAAGTGGATGAGATGTGCGATCAGTTATTAGCCAATCCTGTCATTGAAAATTATTCGTTTGAGTTGCATCAGTTAGCGACAACTGTGGGAGGATAA